A stretch of Paenibacillus mucilaginosus 3016 DNA encodes these proteins:
- a CDS encoding type II toxin-antitoxin system VapC family toxin: MSVLDTDGLGQTVFLEQSALMAFMNPEDPYYLKARTLFYDMDDMDRRLATTNYVVFETHQWLRNHFDYSDAQIFLNTMDKAAQKGVLTIIPSSPELEQEAKRLIIDFPNYQFSLSEALTAVVMLSYQMKRIFTFNPNYSFLPKMDREIKVLPSMW; encoded by the coding sequence ATGAGCGTACTTGATACGGATGGACTCGGCCAGACCGTCTTCCTCGAGCAGTCCGCCCTGATGGCGTTCATGAATCCGGAGGACCCGTACTATCTCAAGGCCCGGACGCTGTTCTACGATATGGATGATATGGACCGGCGGCTCGCTACGACGAACTATGTCGTGTTCGAGACCCACCAGTGGCTTCGCAATCATTTTGATTATTCGGATGCCCAGATTTTCCTGAACACGATGGACAAAGCGGCCCAGAAGGGCGTGCTCACGATCATTCCAAGCTCCCCCGAGCTTGAGCAGGAGGCCAAGCGTCTCATCATCGACTTCCCGAACTACCAGTTCTCGCTGAGCGAAGCGCTGACGGCGGTTGTGATGCTCTCCTACCAGATGAAGCGGATCTTCACCTTCAACCCGAATTATTCGTTCCTCCCGAAGATGGACCGCGAGATCAAAGTGCTCCCGAGCATGTGGTAA
- a CDS encoding response regulator transcription factor, which yields MQTYNVLVADDEPEIAEAIEIYLRAENMNVLKASDGLEALRILEEVDIHLLILDVMMPRLDGIKTTHRIREQRSIPILMLSAKSEDTDKILGLNVGADDYLTKPFNPMELVARVKSQLRRYTLFGSYQAQDNEIRVRGLVLNQASKTVSVEGEEVRLTATEYKILELLMLHKGRVFSIEEIYEKVWKEPYFQAENTVAVHVRRIREKIEINPKEPEYLKVVWGIGYKMEK from the coding sequence ATGCAAACCTATAATGTGCTGGTAGCCGACGACGAGCCCGAGATTGCCGAAGCGATCGAAATCTACCTGCGGGCCGAGAACATGAACGTGCTCAAGGCATCGGACGGTCTCGAAGCGCTGCGGATCCTCGAGGAAGTAGACATCCATCTGCTCATCCTTGATGTCATGATGCCGAGGCTCGACGGAATCAAGACGACGCACCGCATCCGGGAGCAGCGCAGCATCCCCATCCTCATGCTCTCCGCCAAGTCCGAAGACACGGATAAGATTCTCGGGCTCAACGTCGGAGCGGACGATTACCTGACGAAACCGTTCAATCCGATGGAGCTCGTCGCCCGGGTCAAGTCGCAGCTTCGGCGGTATACCCTCTTCGGCAGCTACCAGGCGCAGGACAATGAGATCCGCGTCCGCGGACTCGTGCTAAATCAAGCGTCAAAGACGGTGTCCGTGGAGGGCGAAGAAGTGCGGCTGACGGCAACGGAGTACAAAATCCTCGAGCTGCTCATGCTGCATAAAGGACGGGTCTTCTCCATCGAGGAGATCTATGAGAAGGTATGGAAGGAACCGTACTTCCAGGCTGAGAATACGGTCGCCGTCCATGTGCGGCGCATCCGAGAGAAGATCGAGATCAACCCGAAGGAACCCGAATATCTGAAGGTGGTGTGGGGCATTGGCTACAAGATGGAAAAGTAA
- a CDS encoding rod shape-determining protein, with translation MLGRFDIFYGIDLGTSNTVIYQQGRGIVLREPSVVAIRQDTGEIVAVGTEAQAMIGRTPESLEIVYPLTNGVIANFDMTSQMLQLFIRKIEGRRRWLRGSQVYISVPCGITSVQKRAVEETMVHKGAKKAVAVEEPLAAALGAGMPVDEPIGSLVLDIGGGTSQVAVLSLGGIVVSHTVRRAGMSIDKDIIEYVKKTYSLAIGDRTAEEIKMRIGSAVELPEELSIDIRGRDLIDGLPRAVRITSGEIRGLFDDFLSVIFEAIRYTLEHCPPELAGDVVERGMLLCGGGALLHGLDRRIQAETGVPVHIAAEPLDCTALGAGMMLDYRRERRMGTGLPGYRESAAAVEREDERLRQEA, from the coding sequence GTGCTGGGACGCTTTGATATTTTTTATGGCATTGACTTGGGGACATCGAATACGGTGATCTATCAGCAGGGGAGGGGAATTGTGCTTAGAGAGCCGTCCGTGGTGGCGATCCGCCAGGATACGGGCGAGATTGTGGCGGTCGGCACCGAAGCGCAGGCGATGATCGGACGTACGCCCGAGTCGCTTGAGATCGTCTATCCGCTGACGAACGGGGTGATCGCGAACTTCGACATGACGTCGCAGATGCTGCAGCTGTTCATCCGCAAGATTGAAGGGCGGCGCCGGTGGCTGCGCGGCTCGCAGGTGTATATCTCGGTGCCTTGCGGCATCACGAGCGTGCAGAAGCGGGCGGTCGAGGAGACGATGGTCCACAAGGGGGCCAAGAAGGCCGTGGCCGTCGAGGAGCCGCTGGCGGCGGCGCTTGGCGCAGGCATGCCGGTGGACGAGCCGATCGGCTCGCTCGTGCTCGATATCGGCGGGGGCACCAGCCAGGTGGCGGTGCTGTCGCTGGGCGGCATCGTCGTCAGCCACACCGTGCGGCGTGCGGGGATGTCGATCGACAAGGACATTATCGAGTACGTCAAAAAGACCTACAGCCTCGCGATCGGCGACCGTACGGCCGAGGAGATCAAGATGCGGATCGGCTCGGCGGTGGAGCTGCCGGAGGAGCTCTCCATCGACATCCGCGGCCGGGATCTGATCGACGGCCTGCCCCGTGCGGTGCGCATAACCTCGGGGGAGATCCGCGGGCTGTTCGACGATTTCCTGTCGGTGATCTTCGAAGCGATCCGTTATACGCTGGAGCACTGCCCGCCGGAGCTGGCGGGCGATGTCGTCGAGCGCGGCATGCTGCTGTGCGGCGGCGGGGCGCTGCTCCACGGGCTCGACCGGCGCATTCAGGCGGAGACCGGCGTCCCGGTGCATATCGCAGCCGAGCCGCTCGACTGCACTGCGCTCGGTGCGGGCATGATGCTCGACTACCGCCGGGAGCGGCGGATGGGCACAGGCCTGCCGGGCTACCGCGAGAGTGCGGCGGCAGTGGAGAGAGAAGACGAACGCCTCCGCCAGGAGGCGTAG
- a CDS encoding inositol monophosphatase family protein, which produces MQELLKKAREVAAEAAEAAGRLAKEYFDQEKEILAKGSEGDLVTAVDLLAEREILSRLNAAFPEHQVRSEESGWSGVEGDWLWLVDPLDGTNNYAIGLAAYGVSITLLYRKEPVLGVIYDSHLGNLYVAERGKGATMNGLPLTAKTGRPTPKLTLAWIQGHHVGRRGRAAALKRHLEENSKRVLPLWAPALQWSMLARGDLDGIVLYNSEGDDLYAGVLLAKEAGAAVTDFEGLPFEGMNPEPYLVACAPDRLEELLELVRRGMEAGRGLPH; this is translated from the coding sequence ATGCAGGAACTGTTGAAGAAGGCAAGGGAAGTGGCGGCCGAAGCGGCGGAAGCCGCCGGAAGACTGGCGAAGGAGTATTTTGACCAGGAGAAGGAGATTCTCGCCAAGGGCAGTGAAGGCGATCTCGTAACGGCCGTCGACCTGCTCGCAGAACGGGAGATCCTGAGCCGGCTGAACGCCGCCTTCCCGGAGCATCAGGTCCGCAGCGAAGAGAGCGGCTGGTCGGGGGTGGAGGGCGACTGGCTCTGGCTGGTCGATCCGCTCGACGGCACGAACAACTATGCGATCGGGCTCGCCGCTTACGGCGTATCGATCACGCTGCTGTACCGCAAGGAGCCGGTGCTCGGCGTGATCTATGATTCGCACCTCGGCAATCTGTACGTGGCCGAGAGAGGGAAGGGCGCCACGATGAACGGGCTGCCGCTGACGGCCAAGACGGGACGGCCCACGCCGAAGCTGACGCTGGCCTGGATCCAGGGACATCACGTAGGCCGGAGAGGGCGGGCGGCCGCACTCAAGCGGCACCTCGAAGAGAATTCGAAGCGGGTGCTGCCCCTGTGGGCGCCGGCCCTGCAGTGGAGCATGCTGGCGAGGGGCGACCTCGACGGCATTGTGCTGTATAACTCGGAAGGCGACGACCTGTATGCCGGGGTGCTGCTGGCCAAGGAAGCCGGAGCGGCCGTCACCGACTTTGAAGGCCTTCCGTTCGAAGGGATGAACCCTGAGCCGTATCTGGTTGCCTGTGCGCCGGACCGGCTGGAGGAGCTGCTGGAGCTGGTGCGCCGGGGGATGGAAGCCGGCAGGGGACTGCCGCACTAA
- a CDS encoding metalloregulator ArsR/SmtB family transcription factor, with amino-acid sequence MPVQLDKIVTYHKALADPTRFRMLILLAQGECSGQQLAERLHLAPATVTHHAAKLREAALLRERREKNTIYFSLSEYFLREHAQASLDLIFRNPSAEKEELSMVNEKLQASVFKHFFTKEGRLIRIPAQYKKKLIALERIARSLEPGRAYAERELNEVIREYHEDFATIRREFIMHHFMFREKDVYELNPEEMWTKWEEVR; translated from the coding sequence ATGCCTGTACAGTTGGATAAGATCGTCACATATCACAAAGCGCTGGCTGATCCGACCCGCTTCCGCATGCTGATCCTGCTCGCCCAGGGGGAATGCAGCGGCCAGCAGCTGGCGGAGCGGCTGCATCTCGCTCCAGCAACGGTGACGCACCATGCGGCCAAGCTGCGGGAGGCCGCGCTGCTGCGGGAACGCCGGGAGAAGAACACGATTTATTTCTCCCTGAGCGAGTATTTTCTGAGAGAGCACGCCCAGGCTTCACTCGATCTCATCTTCCGGAATCCCAGCGCCGAAAAGGAGGAATTATCCATGGTGAACGAGAAGTTACAAGCATCCGTGTTCAAGCATTTTTTTACTAAAGAAGGCAGGCTGATCCGGATCCCCGCCCAGTACAAGAAGAAGCTGATCGCACTGGAACGGATTGCCCGCAGCCTGGAGCCCGGCCGTGCTTATGCGGAGCGGGAGCTGAACGAGGTGATCCGGGAATATCATGAGGATTTTGCAACCATCCGGCGGGAATTCATCATGCATCACTTTATGTTCCGTGAGAAGGATGTGTATGAGCTGAATCCGGAAGAAATGTGGACGAAGTGGGAGGAAGTCAGGTAG
- a CDS encoding DUF962 domain-containing protein, whose amino-acid sequence MRRIPSLRKGHRVSVPGIPAAHKETDVPAGSPAARVKADVVRYLRAHRHPWNLRLHYGAFLAAFFGWIFLFFDWRMTLVFAAAHYILSWTGHFGFEKNKPASFRHPMLGFYAGFAWFFVRTYELGTGRSVLRHWEKEAAGLVDMQEKGEELI is encoded by the coding sequence ATGAGGAGGATTCCGTCTTTAAGGAAGGGACACCGGGTGTCCGTACCGGGGATACCGGCCGCACATAAGGAAACGGATGTACCTGCAGGAAGCCCGGCTGCACGTGTGAAAGCGGACGTCGTACGATACCTGCGGGCTCACCGGCACCCTTGGAACCTGCGACTGCATTACGGAGCGTTTCTGGCCGCCTTCTTCGGCTGGATCTTCCTTTTCTTCGATTGGCGTATGACGCTGGTGTTCGCAGCGGCTCATTATATCCTGTCCTGGACAGGTCACTTTGGCTTCGAGAAGAACAAGCCTGCTTCCTTCCGACATCCGATGCTGGGATTCTATGCGGGCTTTGCATGGTTTTTCGTCCGCACGTATGAGCTCGGAACCGGGCGCAGCGTGCTGCGGCACTGGGAGAAGGAAGCGGCAGGGCTTGTCGACATGCAGGAGAAAGGGGAGGAACTCATATGA
- a CDS encoding GNAT family N-acetyltransferase: MTTERESLPLLTDRWTEEEASTVRAQLRLFNQLTAPSAFDVPSESLNFLLKEEDGTLAGGLLGRTYRYALFVEILWVDEKYRGQGLGGRLLAAAEEAARLRGCRLMHLDTFSFQAPEFYRKMGFEVFGVLDGFPEGYQRYYLKKTIQPAAHPPA, translated from the coding sequence ATGACAACGGAGCGGGAATCTCTGCCCCTCTTGACGGACCGGTGGACGGAAGAAGAGGCGTCAACGGTGCGTGCCCAGCTCAGACTGTTCAATCAGCTTACGGCACCGAGCGCCTTCGACGTACCGTCCGAATCGCTGAACTTCCTGCTGAAGGAGGAGGACGGCACGCTGGCCGGCGGGCTGCTCGGCCGGACGTACCGGTATGCGTTATTCGTCGAGATTCTGTGGGTGGACGAGAAATACCGCGGGCAGGGCCTGGGAGGCCGTCTGCTTGCCGCAGCGGAAGAGGCGGCCAGGCTGCGGGGCTGCCGGCTCATGCATCTTGATACGTTCAGCTTCCAGGCGCCGGAGTTCTACCGTAAGATGGGCTTCGAGGTCTTCGGGGTGCTGGACGGCTTTCCGGAAGGGTACCAGAGGTATTATCTGAAAAAAACGATTCAGCCCGCGGCGCACCCGCCCGCCTGA
- a CDS encoding HAMP domain-containing sensor histidine kinase, whose protein sequence is MGIFLYHDALIYDVPFEITLIVLAYTLLYCLTVVPYVLRRIRTLDTILAGVSRMTEGQIHVALPEKGRGSLYRLAHGINNMREGLQTALESRMKSERMKTELITNVSHDLKTPLTSIINYVDLLKSPELTEEARRDYVGVLDRKAQRLKALIDDLFEASKMASGAVELQVEHVNVSALLQQALAEFEDSLAASSLTFRVQVDQPQMMASLDGRKTWRVFENLIGNAVKYALPQTRIYVTLTRRPADILLTVKNVSAYEFEGEAQELAERFKRGDASRHTEGSGLGLAIAKSIVELQGGELGIEVDGDIFKVTASFPGLPLSKGIPEAG, encoded by the coding sequence TTGGGCATATTCTTGTATCACGATGCGTTGATATACGACGTTCCTTTTGAAATTACTCTCATCGTTCTTGCCTATACCCTGCTCTACTGCCTCACCGTCGTCCCCTACGTTCTGCGCCGAATCCGCACCCTCGACACCATCCTGGCAGGCGTATCGCGCATGACCGAAGGACAGATCCACGTGGCCCTTCCGGAGAAAGGCCGGGGCAGCCTGTACCGACTGGCCCACGGCATCAACAACATGCGGGAAGGCCTGCAGACCGCGCTCGAGTCGCGGATGAAGAGCGAGCGCATGAAGACCGAGCTTATCACGAATGTCTCCCATGACCTGAAGACACCGCTGACCTCCATCATCAACTATGTCGATCTGCTCAAATCACCCGAGCTGACGGAGGAGGCACGCAGGGACTATGTGGGTGTGCTGGACCGCAAGGCCCAGCGGCTGAAGGCGCTGATCGACGACCTGTTCGAGGCTTCCAAGATGGCCAGCGGTGCGGTCGAGCTCCAGGTCGAGCACGTCAACGTCTCTGCCCTGCTCCAGCAGGCGCTAGCCGAATTCGAGGACAGCTTGGCCGCCTCGTCCCTCACCTTCCGCGTCCAGGTGGATCAGCCGCAGATGATGGCCTCCCTCGACGGCCGGAAGACGTGGCGCGTCTTCGAGAACCTTATCGGCAATGCGGTCAAGTACGCTCTCCCGCAGACGCGGATCTACGTTACACTGACCCGGAGGCCGGCGGACATCCTGCTGACGGTGAAGAATGTATCGGCGTACGAGTTCGAAGGCGAAGCCCAGGAGCTCGCCGAACGCTTCAAGCGCGGGGACGCTTCCAGGCATACCGAAGGCTCAGGTCTCGGGCTCGCGATTGCCAAGAGCATCGTGGAGCTGCAGGGAGGGGAGCTGGGGATTGAGGTTGACGGCGATATCTTCAAGGTTACCGCGAGCTTCCCGGGTCTGCCTCTCAGTAAGGGGATTCCGGAGGCAGGATAG